In the Anaerolineales bacterium genome, CGTCTCCCCGACGCAGACAATCGCCGCCAGTCTGGAACCGACGGCGGCGCGCACCTTGCGCTGGGCAGCCTCGAACAGCTTTCCGGAAGCCCCGCTCCGTTCGGACGAACCTGAGAAACCCCGCTGGCATGGGCCAGCCGACATCTTCCCGAAAGCCTCACCGGGGAGCGCCCCCGTGTCGACCCAGTCCACGGTCTGGGCGCCGACCTCCACCCCGCTGCCCCACTTCCACTCGTCCCTTGCGGGCTGCAGAGCGAACGGCGCGCAGCGGACCTGGTCCGCGCCGGCGGTCAGCGCACACAACCTAGGCTGAAGTGTCGCTTAGGAGCCTGCGGAAGACATACAGCAACGAGAAGAAAGCGGCATAGGTTGGGGTTTGGGGCTTCGCCCAAACCCCAACCTATGCCATTCTTCCTTGGAGAGGGTTCTTCTGCAGCCTGTTAGGGGTGAATCGTCTACGGGTTTTCCAGGCCCGCGGTCAGGTTGACCAAGTGCTGGCGCAGCCAGAGGGGCAAGTCTTCTTGGAGCAGGGTCTCTTTGGTCAGCACCCGCGCCTCCTCGACCGCGCCGTTCTGGATCAGCTGCTCGATCCTCACCGCACGCGCCAGTGGGTCTTCGGGCCGCTGTTCCAGCACCTGAGACGTCAGCACCGCGGCTACCTCCGGCTGTCCGGCAAACAGCTGTGCTCGAGCCTCCAGGATTGGCAGGGTAGGCCAATCCGGTACCACTGCCCGCGCCTCTTGGAGCAGCTCCAAGGCCCTCGCCTCCGGAGCCGCCAGAAAGAGCGCCTGCTCCGTGCGTTCGACCACTTCCGCGCCGGCCAGCGATCCCGCCTCCCCCGGCAGGCTGAGCGCTTGCAGGTAAGCAGCCGCCGCATCGGCGTGTCGACCCTGCGCCAGGAACAGATTGCCGGCTTTGACGAACTCAGCGTAGGCCAGGCGAGGCTGGTCATTCTCGAGCAGCGCCGCGCTCAACTCCAGTCGCAGAGCGGGGTTCTCGGGGTCCTTGGCCACTGCTCGCCGGGCGGCTTCAGCCGCATCCTCAAGCGGCGCTAACGCCTGTGTCGGCAATTCGGGCTGTGCTGTCACGCCGGACAGCTCCGCCTCCCAAGCGCCAGAGGCCAGGGCTAGGGCTGCCAGGCAAGCGCAAAGCGACAGACCGACACCGAAGATGGCTATCCATCCTCGCTTCGAAAGGCGGGGCTTCTTCCCGGCCTCTAGTTCGCCCGTCTTGGGAGCATCCGGCGCATCGGCGCCTGTTGCCGCCGTCGCCACCTCGGAGGGCACCGTCGGCGGCCAGGGGGGACGGGGTGCAGGCTCCGGGCGGCCGGCCTGGGTGGCCACCGAATCGCGGAAGGCGCCCACCAGCGCCTCCACCGAGGCAAAGCGATCTCCGCGCTCCTTCGCCAGCGCCTTGAGCAGAACGCGCTCCACCATTTCGGGAACAAGCGGATTGACTTTCGTCGGCAGGGGAAGTGGCGTGAAGATGTGATCGTGGATGATCGAGAACGGTGTGTCGGCGTTGAACGGAACTCTCCCGACCACCAGCTCGTAGAGCACAACACCCAAGGAGTAGATATCCGTGCCCGCGTCCAGGTTCCGATCGCCGCGCGCCTGCTCGGGCGAGATGTACTGCGGCGTGCCGAGAAGCATGTCCGAGGAGAGGGTCGACTCGCCTGCCGAGGCGATACGTGCCAGACCGAAGTCCGCCAGGTAGACCGTCCCATCGGCGCCAAGCAGGACATTCGAAGGCTTGATGTCCCGGTGAAGCACCCCCTGTTGGTGGGCATAGGACAGGGCGCTGCCCACCGCCTCTACCACGCGCAGGCCCTCCTTCACGCTAACTGGCCCTCGCCCCATCCGGGCCTTGAGCGTTTCCCCCTGGATGAACTTCATGACGAGGTACGGTTTCCCCTCATGCTCGGAGAAGTCGTATACGGGCACGATATTGGGGTGCTCCAGCCTAGCCACGACCTTGGCTTCGCGCTGGAAGCGCGCCAGGAAGTTGGGATCCTGAGTGAATGCCGGATGCAGGACTTTGATCGCCACGTAGCGGTCGAGGGCCGCATGGTAGGCTCGGAATACGGTCGCCATCCCGCCCTGCCCCAGCTGCTGGACGACCCGATACGGGCCGAGGTTCTCCCCGACGTTAAACGGCATCCCAGGCCCTCCCGGCCGACTGCAGGATTATAGGGGGGTGCCGGGGCGCTGACAACGCCCGGCAGCCAAGCGCAAGGCAG is a window encoding:
- a CDS encoding protein kinase — protein: MPFNVGENLGPYRVVQQLGQGGMATVFRAYHAALDRYVAIKVLHPAFTQDPNFLARFQREAKVVARLEHPNIVPVYDFSEHEGKPYLVMKFIQGETLKARMGRGPVSVKEGLRVVEAVGSALSYAHQQGVLHRDIKPSNVLLGADGTVYLADFGLARIASAGESTLSSDMLLGTPQYISPEQARGDRNLDAGTDIYSLGVVLYELVVGRVPFNADTPFSIIHDHIFTPLPLPTKVNPLVPEMVERVLLKALAKERGDRFASVEALVGAFRDSVATQAGRPEPAPRPPWPPTVPSEVATAATGADAPDAPKTGELEAGKKPRLSKRGWIAIFGVGLSLCACLAALALASGAWEAELSGVTAQPELPTQALAPLEDAAEAARRAVAKDPENPALRLELSAALLENDQPRLAYAEFVKAGNLFLAQGRHADAAAAYLQALSLPGEAGSLAGAEVVERTEQALFLAAPEARALELLQEARAVVPDWPTLPILEARAQLFAGQPEVAAVLTSQVLEQRPEDPLARAVRIEQLIQNGAVEEARVLTKETLLQEDLPLWLRQHLVNLTAGLENP
- a CDS encoding triose-phosphate isomerase; translated protein: MCALTAGADQVRCAPFALQPARDEWKWGSGVEVGAQTVDWVDTGALPGEAFGKMSAGPCQRGFSGSSERSGASGKLFEAAQRKVRAAVGSRLAAIVCVGET